From Staphylococcus sp. IVB6214:
TGGTTGAAGAAGTGATTGAAAAGCACCGTAAAGGTCAACCTGTCCTTCTCGGTACAGTAGCGGTTGAAACATCAGAATATATTTCTGAGTTGTTGAAAAAACGTGGGATTCGCCATAGTGTCCTAAATGCGAAAAACCATGAAAAAGAAGCGGAAATTGTCTCTGGTGCAGGTCAAAAAGGGGCTGTAACGATTGCGACAAACATGGCAGGTCGTGGTACCGACATCAAACTCGGAGAAGGTGTAGAAGATCTTGGCGGTTTGGCTGTTATCGGAACAGAGCGTCACGAATCACGCCGTATCGATGATCAGCTGCGTGGACGTTCAGGTCGTCAAGGGGACAAGGGCGATAGTCGTTTCTACTTGTCACTTCAAGATGATTTGATGGTACGTTTCGGTTCTGACCGCATGCAGTCTATGATGAACCGACTCGGCATGGATGATACAACACCAATCGAGTCTAAGATGGTGTCACGTGCCGTTGAATCTGCACAGAAACGTGTAGAAGGAAATAACTTCGATGCACGTAAACGTATATTAGAGTACGATGAAGTACTTCGAAAACAACGTGAGATCATGTACGAGGAACGCAACAAGATTATCGATGAACCACAAAGCTCAGAATTAGTCATTTCAATGATTAAATCAGCATTGGATCGTACGATTTCATACTTTATCAATGAAGATGAAGAGAATCCAGATTATGAGCCACTCATTCACTATATTGAAGATGTGTTCTTGCATGAAGGTGAATTGAAAGTTGCCGAAATAAACGGTAAAGACCGTGAAGATATTTATGAACTTGTATGGCAAAAAATCGAGCGTGTTTATGAAGGTCAAAAAGCACTTCTTGGTGAACAAATGCCAGAATTCGAACGGATGATTCTTTTACGTACAATCGATAATCATTGGACGTCACATATCGATACGATGGATCAATTGCGACAAGGGATTCACTTGCGTTCATACGGCCAACAAAATCCATTGCGTGACTATCAAAATGAAGGGCATCAGTTGTTTGATAATATGATGCAAAGCATTGAAGAAGATGTCAGCAAGTTTGTATTGAAAACAATTGTTTCTATTGACGATGACGTACAACGTGAAAAAACAAAAGAGCTTGAAGGTCAACACCTTTCAGCAAATGATGGTAAAGAGAAAGTCAAGGCGAAACCAATCGTTAAAAAAGATGAGGTTGGGCGTAATGACCCATGTCCATGTGGCAGTGGTAAAAAATATAAAAACTGTCACGGTAAATAGATGATAGGGGACAGATGTAAAGGAGCGATAGCGGATGGAACTATCTGAAATCAAGCGACATATTGATGACTATGCAACAAAGCTAGAACAACTTAGGGGGTCTCTTTGACTTAGAAAACAAAGAGACCAATATCCAAGAATATGAAGAGATGATGGCGGAACCAACGTTTTGGGATGATCAACAACGTGCGCAAGAAGTGATTGATCAAAACAATGCGTTGAAAGCAGTTGTAACGACTTATTATGATATTGCATCAGATATTGAAGAGATGGATGCGACGCATGAACTATTACAAGAAGAGTTTGATGAAGACATCAAAATAGATCTTGAAGAAACGGTAAGTGATTATGCACCTAAGCTGGATCGTTTTGAGTTGCAACTGTTATTAAATGGTGACCACGATGCGAACAATGCCATTTTAGAGTTGCATCCGGGTGCAGGGGGCACAGAGTCACAAGACTGGACGAATATGCTGTTGCGTATGTACCAACGTTTTTGTGAACAACAAGGCTTTAAAGTTGAAGTAGTAGACTATCAAGCGGGAGATGAAGCGGGTGTCAAAAGTGTGACACTCGTCATCAAAGGTCATAATGCATACGGTTACTTGAAAGCAGAAAAAGGTGTCCATCGACTTGTGCGTATTTCTCCATTTGATTCATCAGGTAGAAGGCACACTTCATTTGCATCATGTGATGTCATTCCAGAGTTCAACAATGAGAAGATTGAAATTGAAGTGAACCCGGATGATATCACGGTGGATACATTCCGTGCATCTGGTGCAGGTGGGCAGCACATTAACAAGACAGAATCTGCTATCCGTATTACTCACCATCCAACAGGCATTGTCGTCAATAACCAAAATGAGCGTTCACAGATTAAAAACCGTGAAGCTGCGATGAAAATGTTGAAAGCGAAGTTGTATCAACTTGAGTTGGAACAAAAAGCACAAGAGCTTGCGGCAATCCGTGGTGAACAGAAAGAAATTGGTTGGGGCAGTCAAATTCGCTCATATGTTTTCCACCCTTATTCAATGGTGAAAGATCATCGTACAAATGTGGAAACAGGCAACGTTAATGCAGTGATGGATGGCGATATCAGTATGTTTATCGATGCCTTTTTGCGCAGTCAAATGAACGATACTTCTGAAACAATGTAATCATAAAGAAGCAAACATACTAAGATGAGTAGTGAAGAAACTTACGATCGTAGGTAACTTCACTACTTTTTTTATTTACTTATACTTGCTAATAGCGCATTATTTGAGTTTATGAAATAGTAGTAGAGAGAAGTACTGGGTCAATGAATCCGTGAAATAAATTGGAGAAACGGAGCTGAGACACCGTCTATTGTTTTCTAGGAAGGGTGTCCTAACGTCGTGATGTCAGTGTTCGAGAAGTGGAATTTACGACACTGGTTCTGCTTAATCCCTAAAATGCTTCTCTCACAAATTCGTTTATAATATTTCAGCCAGAATCTCAGTAATCGTCTTGTTATTTCATTTGTGTCACAAGT
This genomic window contains:
- the prfB gene encoding peptide chain release factor 2 (programmed frameshift), whose translation is MELSEIKRHIDDYATKLEQLRGSLDLENKETNIQEYEEMMAEPTFWDDQQRAQEVIDQNNALKAVVTTYYDIASDIEEMDATHELLQEEFDEDIKIDLEETVSDYAPKLDRFELQLLLNGDHDANNAILELHPGAGGTESQDWTNMLLRMYQRFCEQQGFKVEVVDYQAGDEAGVKSVTLVIKGHNAYGYLKAEKGVHRLVRISPFDSSGRRHTSFASCDVIPEFNNEKIEIEVNPDDITVDTFRASGAGGQHINKTESAIRITHHPTGIVVNNQNERSQIKNREAAMKMLKAKLYQLELEQKAQELAAIRGEQKEIGWGSQIRSYVFHPYSMVKDHRTNVETGNVNAVMDGDISMFIDAFLRSQMNDTSETM